In Acidobacteriota bacterium, the DNA window AAATTTCATCGCATTTCGCTCCAAGAAAACAACCCGCCCAGCCTACCACACCCCGCCAGCCATCTGAATGCCTCAGAGAGCGGTCAGGAGCGAATGGAGATCAGAGAGCAGAGGAGCTCTCGGAATTCCCTGGCTTCCTCATGGGAGGGAGCCTTGATGCGGTCCAGGTGGAAGAATTTGTTGCTGGTAGGAGAGCCCTGCCTAGCCGGGTGTTTTCGCTGCCCCGCAGTTGAGGGCCGATAGTCAGCAACTGGAGGTCGTGCGCGGTGGCTCTTGAGAGGTTGTCGAGGCCCTCGACAAGAATCTGACCAGTTTGAACGAGGCTTCGACACAAGTGTGGTATTTCTTCTTTCCTGGGTGCTAACAAATCGCCATCGTCTTCTAGTTTCTTGAAGCGTCCGAAGGGTCCCTTTCCATAGAATTCCTTTTGGGAGAGACCGTAGAGTAACCTGTAATAGCCTAGCAGATGAGGATTGGCAGTGAGCAGTAGCGGAACCGGGAAGAAGACTTCTCCTCGAATGCCGTCGGCCGCCACCCGTGCCAGCGCGCTTTCATCCACATACTGGGCCAACTCGTCATCGAGTGCGGAGATATCGAGCAACTGAACGGTTTGCTTGAGTGCATCCTGCAGGTACAGTTCTCGCAGGGTCTGAAGGCGATAGTAAAAAGTGACTTGCAGATCAGGCTTAAGGACAGGAAGTATAGGATCAGCAGGGGTCATCGGGTTTCAGTCCCAACCCACCCGACTTCTTGCCAGGGCTGCGTATTCTTCCTTGAGTTCGATGCCAACGAAATCGCGGCCCTGCTTGAGGCAAACCTGCCCCACCGTTCCCGATCCGAAGAAGGGATCGAGCACCATGTCGGATGGCTCTGAGCCCGCTAGGATGCAAGGCTCGATCAACTTAGGCGGGAATGTGGCGAAGTGGGCCTCGGGGTAGGCTTCAGTATTGATGCTCCATACCGAACGCCTGTTGCGTCGGCTGCCGTTGTTTTGGGAGATTTCCTTTGCGGCCTCATAGTTGTAGAAATAGCGTTCCGATTTAGTCAGCAAAAAGACGTACTCGTGTGATCGGGTAGGACGGTCCTTGACCGATTCCGGCTGACCATTGGGTTTGTGCCAGATGATGTCGGAGCGCAGGTACCAGCCGTGTGGAGGGCGAAGGCCACCCGCCAAGGGACGCCGATGAGGTCCTTTGGTTTCAACCCCTGGGGCGTGGGCGGACGGTAGTCCATGCCCCGAGCCGGGTTCTTCTTGTCGACGTCACGCCAAGTTCGGTTGCCGCTGGTGTAGGAATCACCCAGGTTGAGCCAGAGTGTCCCGTCGTCGGAAAGAACCCGCCGTACTTCCCGGAACACGGTGGTTAGATTGACCACATAATCTTCCAGCTTCTCTTCGGCCCCGATCTGGCCTGGGACGCCATAATCACGCAATCCCCAGTGGGGCGGACTGGTCACGCAACAGCGGAAGGACCGTGCGGCCAAGGTCTTCAACAGTTCAAGCGAGTCTCCCACCAGTATTTGGGAGCGGTCTTCGGCTGGATAGGGCAACGGCTGCACTGACATCACCTGACCATTCTAGCGTCACCTACTGACTCTGTCGGTTGGTCAGAAAAAGATCGTCCCAGGAAAACCAGGTTGCGTTTGCTGCCCTTGGGGATGGGCTGATCAGGCCCCCATCTCCCGCTTGATACGGGTGCCGATGGAGGTGAGGACTTCGTAGGGAACGGTGTGAAGAAGAACGGCCAGGGAACGGGCGCTGCAGGGGGAAGAGGGGGTGTTGCTGAGGAGGGTGACGACCGTGCCGGGAGAGATTTCGGGGTGGTCGGTGAGGTCGATGGTGAGCAGGTCCATGCTGACTCGGCCGATGACCGGGGCCAGGAGAGGACCAGGGGAAGAGGGGTGTTGGTCGGGGTGGAGTTCGACGTGGGCAGCGTTGGAGAGGCGGCGGTTGTAACCGTCGGCGTATCCTGCCGGGATGATGCCCAGGCGGGTGTCGCGGGGGCAGCGGTAGGTGGCGCCGTAGCCCACGGTCGATCCGGCCGGGACGTCCTTGACGGTGAGGATGCGCGACTTCCAGGAGAGGACGGGGAGGAGTCCTCGGATGGCGCCGCCGGGGTCGATGCCGTAAAGCGCCAGTCCCACCCGCACGGCGTCCAGACGGGAAGCGGGGTAGGGAAGTCCAGCGCTGGAGCTGAGGTGGCGCATGATGCCCTTGTTCTCCTGCACTAGAGGATCCGTGCAGCGCAGGAACTCGGCGATCTGGAGGCGGGTGGCCTGGGGATCCTCCTGAGGCGAGTGGAGATGGGAGTAGAGGCCCGCGA includes these proteins:
- the alr gene encoding alanine racemase, encoding MRSWVEISSSRLGHNVSVLRSYLAGEGRSPHIIAVVKADGYGHGLELVVPVLYQAGLRHFAVTHLDEAGRLVEALAAEDDVLILVLDGVQEGREEDFRRLGATAAVFDSRPHPKGIPAHLKIDTGMGRMGVRPEQVPAHAARLGDDLAGLYSHLHSPQEDPQATRLQIAEFLRCTDPLVQENKGIMRHLSSSAGLPYPASRLDAVRVGLALYGIDPGGAIRGLLPVLSWKSRILTVKDVPAGSTVGYGATYRCPRDTRLGIIPAGYADGYNRRLSNAAHVELHPDQHPSSPGPLLAPVIGRVSMDLLTIDLTDHPEISPGTVVTLLSNTPSSPCSARSLAVLLHTVPYEVLTSIGTRIKREMGA
- a CDS encoding XcyI family restriction endonuclease; the protein is MTPADPILPVLKPDLQVTFYYRLQTLRELYLQDALKQTVQLLDISALDDELAQYVDESALARVAADGIRGEVFFPVPLLLTANPHLLGYYRLLYGLSQKEFYGKGPFGRFKKLEDDGDLLAPRKEEIPHLCRSLVQTGQILVEGLDNLSRATAHDLQLLTIGPQLRGSENTRLGRALLPATNSSTWTASRLPPMRKPGNSESSSAL